A genomic region of Alicyclobacillus sp. SO9 contains the following coding sequences:
- the dxs gene encoding 1-deoxy-D-xylulose-5-phosphate synthase has protein sequence MSQTILENINQPADLKHLSEEELVVLTNEIREFLVNSVSQTGGHFGANLGVVELTVALHRIYNSPTDKIIWDVGHQSYVHKILTGRKHRFPTLRKFKGMAGFPRRHESEHDQFGAGHASTSISAGLGMAVARDLNHDNYSVVSVIGDGALTGGMAMEALNHAGHVGTDFTVILNDNEMSIAQNVGAVSRYLTRLRTDPTYSKAKAEIEQLLRRVPAIGSRLSKTLEWTKDSLRQMILPGQLFEAFGFKYLGPVDGHNLLQVMRVIEDAKQIKGPVLIHMITSKGKGYGDAEAAPDKFHAWPSSKKKTVPSYTSIFADTITELAQRDKDIVAVTPAMVPGSGLTKFGEEFPDRLYDVGIAEQHAATFCGGLAAAGKKPVLAIYSTFMQRAYDQVIHDICIQNLPVVIAVDRAGLVGPDGETHQGAFDISYLRAIPNITLMAPKDENELRHMLYTAFDLEGPVAVRYPRTDGLGVNLDEEYTLLPEGQGEVLRQGHDVTVLALGTMVSEALQAAEVLSKHHSVSASVVNMRFVKPIDKDLICRFAKSGSPMVTVEEAALAGGMGSAVLEVLAENNLQVPVRRIGLPDKFIEHGSRPELLKDVGLCAEGITTQVLEFLSNSMQSRIQAWS, from the coding sequence GTGTCACAAACGATACTTGAAAACATAAATCAACCAGCTGATTTAAAACATCTTTCTGAAGAAGAACTCGTGGTGCTGACGAATGAGATTCGTGAGTTTCTAGTTAACTCCGTCTCACAGACAGGGGGACACTTTGGAGCAAACCTCGGCGTTGTTGAGTTGACGGTCGCGTTGCACCGGATATACAACAGCCCGACTGATAAGATTATTTGGGATGTAGGTCACCAGTCGTACGTTCATAAGATTTTGACTGGCCGCAAACATCGCTTTCCCACGTTGCGGAAATTTAAAGGAATGGCCGGTTTTCCGAGAAGGCATGAAAGTGAACATGACCAATTTGGTGCGGGTCACGCCAGTACCTCTATTTCTGCTGGATTGGGAATGGCTGTTGCGCGCGACTTGAACCACGATAATTACAGTGTTGTCAGTGTTATTGGAGATGGTGCATTAACCGGCGGCATGGCCATGGAAGCACTAAACCATGCCGGTCACGTGGGCACAGATTTTACGGTAATTCTCAATGACAATGAAATGTCTATTGCGCAGAATGTCGGAGCAGTCTCACGGTATTTGACGAGGCTTCGTACAGATCCCACATATTCAAAGGCAAAGGCAGAAATTGAGCAGTTGTTGCGTCGGGTACCTGCCATCGGTTCGCGTCTGAGCAAGACGTTAGAGTGGACAAAGGACTCGTTGCGCCAAATGATACTTCCAGGTCAGTTGTTTGAGGCCTTTGGGTTTAAATATCTGGGACCTGTAGACGGTCACAATTTGCTCCAAGTCATGCGCGTGATTGAAGATGCAAAGCAAATTAAAGGCCCGGTGCTCATTCATATGATTACCAGCAAAGGGAAGGGGTACGGTGATGCAGAAGCGGCCCCTGACAAGTTCCATGCTTGGCCTTCAAGTAAAAAGAAAACTGTACCATCTTATACCTCAATTTTTGCAGACACAATCACTGAGCTGGCGCAAAGGGATAAGGATATAGTGGCCGTGACGCCGGCAATGGTCCCTGGTTCAGGCTTGACCAAATTCGGAGAGGAATTCCCGGACAGGTTGTACGACGTCGGCATTGCAGAGCAGCACGCGGCTACCTTTTGCGGCGGGTTGGCTGCGGCTGGAAAGAAACCAGTCTTGGCAATTTACTCAACGTTTATGCAACGCGCTTACGATCAAGTGATTCACGATATCTGCATCCAGAACCTGCCTGTGGTCATTGCGGTGGACAGGGCAGGTTTGGTTGGACCGGACGGAGAGACCCACCAGGGGGCTTTTGACATATCGTATTTGCGGGCTATACCCAACATCACTCTTATGGCTCCAAAAGATGAGAATGAACTGCGGCATATGTTATACACTGCGTTTGACCTCGAGGGCCCTGTAGCTGTTCGTTATCCCCGTACAGACGGGCTTGGAGTGAATCTCGACGAAGAATATACACTCTTGCCAGAGGGACAGGGTGAAGTCTTACGACAAGGACATGATGTCACAGTGCTCGCTCTCGGCACAATGGTGTCGGAAGCACTACAGGCGGCTGAGGTACTGTCGAAGCACCATAGCGTCTCGGCCTCTGTCGTTAATATGCGCTTTGTAAAGCCCATTGACAAGGACTTGATTTGCCGCTTTGCTAAGTCCGGGAGTCCGATGGTTACAGTTGAAGAGGCCGCTCTTGCGGGAGGTATGGGATCGGCAGTGCTCGAAGTACTAGCAGAGAATAATTTGCAGGTTCCCGTACGTCGCATTGGACTGCCCGACAAATTCATTGAACACGGTTCGCGTCCAGAGTTGTTGAAGGATGTTGGTCTGTGTGCTGAGGGAATCACCACACAAGTCCTGGAGTTTCTCAGTAATTCAATGCAAAGCCGCATTCAGGCTTGGAGTTAG
- a CDS encoding polyprenyl synthetase family protein, which produces MQRKVHKAMAGHSSETTKAYLRSRAQMVSDYLSQLLSETQRPAALFAGMNYSLLAGGKRLRPVLCLATVESFAKDPRTALPAAAAIEMIHSYSLIHDDLPVMDDDDLRRGKPTNHKVFGEAPALLAGDALLTQAFSELAGLDTIRPQLVLRMVRTLADAAGPYGMVGGQFVDMEKEHGDGSEADLEFIHRHKTGKLIMASVVLGGLFADVDEPQLTALTEYGLHLGLAYQMVDDVLDVTATSEQLGKTAGKDAVAEKLTYPSLIGIEETHRRIELEFQSALASLRGIGLGDSVLYGLAELLVNRQS; this is translated from the coding sequence GTGCAGAGGAAGGTGCATAAAGCCATGGCGGGTCATTCGTCTGAAACTACAAAAGCATATCTGCGGTCTCGAGCCCAAATGGTGTCCGATTATCTTTCACAGCTCTTGTCCGAAACCCAGCGACCGGCGGCTCTGTTTGCCGGGATGAACTACAGTTTGTTGGCAGGCGGCAAGCGCTTAAGACCTGTACTTTGTTTGGCCACGGTGGAATCTTTCGCAAAGGACCCTCGAACCGCGCTGCCAGCCGCTGCAGCCATCGAAATGATTCATTCCTATTCACTCATACACGACGACCTTCCGGTGATGGATGACGACGACTTGCGTCGGGGTAAGCCAACAAATCACAAGGTATTCGGCGAAGCCCCTGCATTGTTGGCCGGTGATGCACTGCTTACACAAGCCTTTTCTGAGTTAGCGGGCCTCGATACGATTCGTCCTCAACTCGTGTTACGCATGGTTCGGACTTTGGCCGATGCCGCGGGTCCATACGGTATGGTTGGCGGGCAGTTCGTGGACATGGAAAAGGAACATGGTGATGGATCAGAAGCAGACCTAGAGTTCATTCACCGCCACAAGACGGGGAAATTGATTATGGCCTCTGTTGTGCTTGGAGGTTTGTTCGCTGACGTGGACGAGCCACAGCTTACAGCCTTGACGGAGTACGGCCTCCACCTTGGACTGGCCTATCAAATGGTGGATGACGTGTTGGACGTCACCGCAACCTCTGAGCAACTCGGGAAGACGGCAGGCAAGGATGCTGTGGCCGAGAAGTTGACCTATCCAAGCCTGATTGGCATTGAGGAAACACACCGCCGCATTGAATTAGAATTCCAGTCTGCATTGGCCTCTTTGCGTGGGATTGGCCTCGGTGATTCTGTTTTGTACGGACTCGCTGAGCTCCTCGTGAACAGACAGTCCTAA
- the xseB gene encoding exodeoxyribonuclease VII small subunit, with translation MENSNNQDLTFEQAMQSLEETIKKLESGDLPLSESIEQYKTSMQLVQYCRKQLNQAELEIEQLMDARTEPEQASESAPDEQKAGSAEEGA, from the coding sequence GTGGAGAATTCGAACAATCAAGACTTAACATTTGAGCAAGCCATGCAATCCTTGGAGGAAACGATTAAGAAGCTCGAGTCTGGAGATTTACCTTTGAGCGAGTCCATTGAGCAGTACAAAACTTCCATGCAGCTGGTTCAATACTGTAGGAAACAGTTGAATCAGGCAGAATTGGAAATTGAGCAACTGATGGACGCGCGGACCGAACCGGAACAGGCGTCAGAAAGTGCACCGGATGAACAGAAGGCAGGAAGTGCAGAGGAAGGTGCATAA